The following proteins come from a genomic window of Nitrospirota bacterium:
- a CDS encoding permease: MKKHNNNECRIHGTSHKGANRTLLFMVFASLLLIVWHVWVYGPTGHAARPELSQKPFLVILGNEIWDMLFSGHGMLAELKDIFPYFIFGILLAGLIRTYKLTIKLRSTLNRYGFLSIFLASLIGILTPLCACGTLTTAVSLLFAGLPLAPVMSLLVTSPLMSPSTYLLTLNDLGPEWTAIRTIAAFLMGIFAGVLTHLIRNKGFHAEAIFIEGAIPRGDFHDENYPDARLRCNCKEKFGNRVAARTNNMFIVFLAKSSEMLWLVGKYVLIGVATGSIVQRYMPYDWIYEFFGQEDKLSIVWITLGSVPIFLHQISASSILYHIRSTLDGTMNGGAGLAFLIGGPVTAIPTMVMFWTVFKKRVFFLYLFVCVAGTIMISYAFQYFVFTPYVDAGNPVLRGVSSISGGSSAVITKMQNGKHVSIVMDPGGKGIIAAFNNSAEGYGGVVFDSGGERFMEGSADKYDNRRYIENIAAWLEDNNVSGNTRNILIYNTASGSGTDKNAFSRSVVEGLEKKDGFEIKLTDREETPQITRASLEEYSQLWIIFGEADPACCFSGAELNTITGFSQDGKGLLIVDGKHHEGTEGPAVNRLASIFGVAFSGSVENTEEIRVAKSFYFFNSMSEILERFYKRMRY, translated from the coding sequence ATGAAAAAACATAACAATAATGAATGCCGGATACACGGGACATCTCATAAGGGAGCTAACAGGACGCTCCTCTTCATGGTATTTGCATCTTTATTGCTTATTGTCTGGCATGTGTGGGTTTACGGCCCGACCGGCCACGCGGCAAGGCCTGAGTTATCACAAAAACCTTTTTTAGTGATCCTTGGGAATGAGATATGGGATATGCTCTTCAGCGGACACGGGATGCTTGCCGAGTTAAAAGATATCTTCCCGTACTTTATCTTCGGGATACTTCTGGCCGGCCTCATACGCACATACAAGCTCACGATAAAACTTCGAAGCACTCTCAATCGTTACGGTTTCCTCAGTATTTTCTTGGCGTCGCTGATAGGGATATTAACACCTCTGTGCGCCTGCGGCACTCTTACGACTGCGGTCAGCCTGCTGTTTGCCGGGCTGCCGTTAGCTCCGGTTATGTCTCTTCTTGTGACTTCTCCGCTCATGAGCCCCTCAACTTACCTGCTCACGCTAAACGATCTGGGGCCGGAATGGACGGCCATCAGAACGATTGCCGCATTTCTGATGGGCATCTTTGCCGGGGTACTGACCCATCTCATCAGGAACAAAGGTTTTCATGCAGAGGCCATTTTCATTGAAGGCGCGATCCCAAGGGGTGATTTCCATGATGAGAATTATCCTGACGCCCGCCTGAGATGCAATTGCAAGGAGAAATTCGGAAACAGGGTAGCTGCCAGGACGAATAATATGTTTATTGTCTTTCTTGCAAAGTCATCTGAGATGCTCTGGCTTGTCGGGAAATACGTTCTCATCGGAGTTGCAACAGGCAGCATCGTTCAGAGGTATATGCCTTACGACTGGATCTATGAATTTTTCGGGCAGGAAGACAAGCTTAGCATAGTATGGATCACGCTCGGGTCGGTTCCGATATTTCTGCATCAGATAAGCGCCTCAAGCATTCTATACCATATCAGGAGCACGCTTGACGGCACCATGAATGGAGGGGCGGGACTGGCTTTCCTTATCGGAGGGCCGGTAACGGCAATTCCAACCATGGTAATGTTCTGGACGGTCTTTAAAAAGAGGGTGTTTTTCCTGTACCTGTTTGTCTGTGTTGCTGGAACAATTATGATCTCTTATGCTTTTCAATATTTCGTATTTACTCCATATGTTGACGCGGGCAATCCTGTTTTACGGGGCGTAAGTTCCATATCAGGAGGAAGTTCGGCAGTTATAACGAAAATGCAAAATGGCAAACATGTGAGTATTGTCATGGATCCCGGCGGCAAAGGCATCATCGCTGCATTCAATAATTCAGCTGAAGGATACGGAGGCGTTGTCTTTGATTCCGGCGGCGAGAGATTCATGGAAGGTTCGGCAGATAAGTATGATAACCGGAGATATATAGAAAATATCGCGGCATGGCTGGAAGATAACAATGTATCGGGAAACACGAGAAATATATTAATTTATAATACAGCCAGCGGATCAGGAACGGATAAGAATGCCTTCAGCCGAAGCGTAGTTGAGGGCCTTGAAAAAAAGGACGGATTTGAAATAAAGCTAACGGACAGAGAAGAGACTCCTCAAATAACCCGGGCATCGCTTGAAGAATACAGCCAGCTCTGGATAATTTTTGGAGAAGCAGATCCGGCATGTTGTTTCTCAGGCGCTGAGCTAAATACAATTACCGGATTTTCGCAAGATGGGAAAGGCCTGCTGATTGTTGACGGAAAACATCATGAAGGAACTGAAGGCCCGGCTGTCAACAGGCTGGCTTCCATTTTTGGCGTCGCCTTCTCCGGCTCTGTTGAAAATACGGAAGAGATCCGGGTAGCTAAGTCATTCTATTTTTTCAACAGCATGTCTGAGATACTTGAAAGGTTTTACAAAAGGATGAGATACTGA
- a CDS encoding cupin domain-containing protein, translated as MKNKSVVLDIAKLKKFSEEKRHHETIWSDKHSKINLICMKPGQEIITHTHHGNHIWVVMEGKGEFMTAGETQAIDIGKIVIVPALVDHGIRNASDEDLVIASLTAQGD; from the coding sequence ATGAAGAACAAGAGTGTTGTGCTGGACATCGCGAAGCTTAAAAAATTCAGTGAAGAAAAGAGGCACCATGAAACAATATGGTCGGACAAACATTCAAAGATAAACCTCATATGCATGAAACCCGGGCAGGAAATTATAACCCATACGCATCATGGAAACCATATCTGGGTAGTTATGGAGGGCAAGGGGGAATTTATGACAGCAGGCGAGACACAGGCCATTGATATCGGCAAGATAGTGATCGTACCCGCTCTTGTAGACCACGGGATTCGCAATGCTTCAGATGAAGATCTTGTTATTGCGTCCCTGACGGCTCAGGGTGACTGA
- a CDS encoding GeoRSP system PqqD family peptide chaperone, producing MKIFRNADVMWREEDEYRAQAYERLEKGEDAERIGTSVLFHNGMMLSLNLLGTEIWKRCEGGTIDEIVSELTGIFDVEPEVLKKDAEAFISELKEKGYLRYE from the coding sequence ATGAAAATATTCAGGAATGCTGACGTAATGTGGCGGGAAGAGGACGAATACAGGGCGCAGGCTTATGAAAGGCTTGAAAAAGGAGAAGATGCCGAAAGGATCGGCACATCCGTTTTATTCCACAATGGAATGATGCTGTCGCTTAACCTGCTTGGGACAGAGATATGGAAAAGGTGCGAGGGCGGGACGATCGATGAAATAGTATCTGAACTTACCGGGATATTTGATGTTGAGCCTGAAGTCCTGAAAAAGGATGCGGAGGCATTTATCTCCGAGCTGAAAGAAAAGGGGTATCTCAGATATGAATGA
- a CDS encoding GeoRSP system radical SAM/SPASM protein, which translates to MNDFLPGSPLTINWAVTNKCNFKCSHCYSRNDPSGELDMNLLFQCVERVAKAGVLSINFGGGEPLLRSGLMEIARFASQNGLRVSMNSNGFLIDNRKAVDLKVSGFSKVGISIDSHLSEIHDEFRGAIGSHERAVRALDCLNKAGIETSISTVICRINHKDIDALVEFAARNKVKHLNFHNFKCSGLGYSNKDKLDLCGDEWKEFYIKALDAKNKTKDLDISLDDPVIALLGANKNGSMVRGSICGKLSLNIKSNGDITPCGFIPIVIGNITKDDLKDIWKNSPALIRMRNKTPKGKCVTCGHYADCLGGCTARAIALTGDMNNPDPHCWYHES; encoded by the coding sequence ATGAATGACTTTCTTCCGGGCTCGCCGCTGACGATCAACTGGGCTGTTACGAACAAATGCAATTTTAAATGCAGCCACTGCTACAGCCGGAATGACCCCTCCGGTGAACTTGATATGAACCTGCTTTTTCAATGCGTTGAGAGAGTCGCAAAGGCAGGCGTACTTTCGATCAACTTTGGAGGCGGGGAGCCTCTGTTAAGGAGCGGCCTGATGGAAATAGCACGGTTTGCTTCACAAAACGGCCTGCGGGTTTCCATGAACAGCAACGGTTTTTTAATAGACAACCGGAAGGCGGTTGACCTGAAAGTCAGCGGATTTTCAAAAGTCGGGATAAGCATTGACAGCCACCTGTCTGAGATCCACGATGAGTTCAGAGGCGCAATTGGCAGTCATGAAAGGGCGGTGAGGGCGCTTGACTGCCTGAATAAAGCAGGGATTGAGACATCCATATCAACCGTGATCTGCAGGATCAATCACAAGGATATTGACGCATTGGTTGAGTTTGCGGCCCGGAACAAAGTGAAACATCTCAATTTTCACAACTTCAAATGCTCAGGACTCGGATATTCAAATAAGGACAAGCTGGATCTATGCGGTGATGAATGGAAGGAATTTTATATCAAGGCGCTTGACGCAAAAAATAAAACTAAAGACCTGGATATATCGCTTGATGATCCTGTGATAGCTCTGCTGGGGGCTAATAAAAATGGATCGATGGTCAGGGGAAGCATCTGCGGGAAGCTTTCATTGAATATTAAATCAAACGGGGATATAACCCCATGCGGATTTATCCCGATCGTGATAGGCAATATCACAAAAGACGATTTAAAAGACATATGGAAAAACTCTCCGGCGCTGATCAGGATGAGAAACAAAACACCAAAAGGCAAGTGCGTAACATGCGGCCATTATGCGGATTGTCTCGGCGGCTGTACAGCGCGCGCCATCGCGCTGACAGGCGACATGAACAACCCTGATCCGCATTGCTGGTATCATGAATCCTGA
- a CDS encoding SPASM domain-containing protein produces the protein MNPDNLIDPFIVYWDLRPSGYSEETILNVCDELIKSKIFVLNLRDISHPLSAASIGILEKLGETNIKIRLTVKHDAVERPMMEILQKRRVSIFTETDSIVKLRSTDAAVTGSVSFLLNKNNFHDIPDVICFCLKSQVTELEFPIQRAEDKDIFYPDFENIGRLHDELKSMSFEKLKVTVHDPFLWKAFHDKEQHEGTGCNGANTMIYISPDLDVTPCPLLPLNMGHLGTDTLNEIFSSAKRRQIRKTLLAPPYECRKCAMVDNCIGGCRGRAYVLDDTFDKKDPACRF, from the coding sequence ATGAATCCTGATAACTTGATAGATCCGTTCATCGTTTACTGGGACCTGAGGCCGTCGGGATACAGTGAAGAGACGATCTTAAATGTTTGCGATGAACTGATAAAGAGCAAAATATTTGTCCTTAATCTAAGAGATATTTCACATCCTCTAAGCGCCGCCTCGATCGGTATTCTCGAAAAACTGGGTGAAACGAATATTAAGATCAGGCTGACTGTGAAGCACGATGCCGTTGAACGGCCGATGATGGAGATATTACAGAAACGCAGGGTCTCTATTTTCACAGAGACGGATTCCATAGTAAAACTCCGATCCACTGATGCTGCCGTTACGGGCAGTGTTTCATTTTTATTAAACAAAAATAACTTCCATGATATTCCTGACGTTATTTGCTTCTGCTTAAAGAGCCAGGTAACTGAACTTGAATTTCCGATACAGAGGGCTGAAGACAAAGATATATTTTATCCTGACTTCGAAAATATTGGCCGGCTTCATGATGAACTGAAATCAATGTCATTTGAAAAGCTGAAGGTAACGGTTCATGATCCTTTTCTCTGGAAGGCCTTTCATGACAAAGAACAGCATGAAGGAACGGGCTGTAACGGCGCAAACACGATGATCTATATCTCGCCGGATCTTGACGTTACTCCATGCCCTTTACTGCCTTTAAATATGGGGCATCTTGGCACTGATACTTTAAATGAAATCTTTTCTTCAGCCAAAAGACGGCAAATAAGAAAAACGCTTCTTGCTCCGCCTTATGAATGCCGGAAATGCGCCATGGTTGATAATTGCATAGGCGGCTGCAGGGGAAGGGCCTATGTTTTAGATGATACCTTTGATAAGAAAGACCCGGCATGCCGGTTTTAG
- a CDS encoding TlpA family protein disulfide reductase has product MKNLKSMVFTILVIVFFGLTVFCGHSNAEDMMPWKLDRVIGSQATDFKIKDLKGNDVTLSSFKGKPVLLNIWATWCPYCRKERAELNELYKVYNAKGLVIISVANDRDIEKVKQYIKSNPASYMVLSDEDGIVTDAYSVYGLPTNFLIDRNGVIKNKFTGFRSWTDPESIKILDDFIK; this is encoded by the coding sequence ATGAAAAATTTGAAGTCAATGGTCTTTACAATTTTAGTTATTGTTTTTTTCGGGCTGACCGTTTTTTGCGGTCATTCAAATGCCGAAGATATGATGCCGTGGAAGCTTGACAGGGTGATAGGTTCACAGGCAACTGATTTTAAAATAAAGGACCTGAAGGGCAATGATGTCACGCTCTCGTCTTTTAAAGGCAAGCCTGTACTGCTGAACATCTGGGCCACATGGTGCCCTTACTGCAGGAAAGAGAGGGCTGAGCTGAATGAACTGTATAAAGTGTATAACGCTAAAGGGCTGGTAATAATCTCGGTAGCTAATGACAGAGATATTGAAAAGGTAAAGCAGTATATCAAAAGCAATCCTGCCAGCTACATGGTTCTTTCAGATGAGGACGGCATTGTAACAGATGCCTACAGTGTTTACGGCTTGCCGACCAACTTCCTTATTGACCGCAATGGTGTAATAAAAAACAAGTTCACGGGTTTTCGAAGCTGGACAGACCCTGAGTCAATAAAGATCCTGGACGACTTTATCAAGTAG
- the gcvH gene encoding glycine cleavage system protein GcvH produces MNPEDVKYHKEHTWVKVEDKKATVGITDYAQESLGDIVYIDAPELDGEVDAGTELTQIESTKATSSVISPVTGTIVKINEDLSDSPEIINEDPYGKGWIAVLDIDDEGQLNGLMDLEAYEKYLEEEVKLK; encoded by the coding sequence ATGAATCCCGAAGACGTTAAATATCACAAGGAGCACACCTGGGTAAAAGTTGAGGACAAGAAGGCTACGGTCGGCATCACTGACTATGCCCAGGAATCCCTTGGAGACATCGTTTATATTGATGCTCCTGAACTTGACGGGGAAGTAGATGCGGGGACAGAGCTCACTCAGATCGAGTCTACCAAGGCCACTTCTTCCGTGATAAGCCCCGTGACAGGTACCATTGTAAAGATAAACGAGGACCTTTCCGACTCTCCTGAGATCATCAATGAGGATCCCTACGGCAAGGGCTGGATAGCTGTCCTTGATATTGATGACGAGGGCCAGCTTAACGGCCTTATGGATCTGGAGGCTTATGAGAAATATCTTGAGGAAGAGGTGAAGCTTAAATAA
- the lpdA gene encoding dihydrolipoyl dehydrogenase yields MKITILGAGPGGYVAALRAAQLGADVTVIEDGEVGGTCLNWGCIPTKTLIASAEVLHKARNAKDYGLDFEGSISPNIAKIVERKNKVVVTQVKGIRGLFKSWGVNLIEGRGIIAGPKKIKVTLKDGSVSDIDTDKIIIATGSRPAQIPVFPFDGKRILSSDHAINPDSIPKSLLIVGAGVIGCEFAFIYKEFGSEVTMVEMMPNAVSTEDEEISQILERELKKNKIKLLTNTGVNKVDVRDDGITATLTDGKTIEAEKVLVSIGRAVNSANIGLEGLSIAQGKRGEIIVDSSLQTNIEGIYAIGDVTGGIMLAHLASKEGIVAAENAMGGSSKVNYDVIPAAIFTSPEIGSVGLREKQAVAAGIKYKVGRFQFRALGKAHAMGEISGMFKMITEDATDRIIGAHIIGAHASDLIHEVALAMEKGLTAKDIADTIHAHPTLAEGIMECSEDVHDRAIHSPKK; encoded by the coding sequence ATGAAGATAACGATTCTTGGCGCGGGCCCCGGCGGGTATGTAGCAGCATTAAGGGCGGCACAACTGGGAGCTGATGTAACGGTTATTGAAGACGGAGAGGTAGGCGGCACATGCCTTAACTGGGGATGTATTCCTACAAAGACACTTATCGCGTCTGCCGAAGTTCTTCACAAGGCGAGAAACGCAAAGGATTACGGGCTGGATTTTGAAGGCTCCATATCTCCCAATATAGCGAAGATAGTTGAGCGAAAGAACAAGGTGGTTGTCACACAGGTCAAGGGCATACGCGGGCTCTTCAAGTCGTGGGGGGTCAACCTGATAGAAGGCAGGGGCATTATTGCCGGGCCGAAAAAAATAAAGGTCACGCTGAAGGACGGTTCTGTTTCAGATATTGATACTGACAAAATAATTATCGCCACAGGTTCAAGGCCTGCGCAGATCCCGGTATTTCCTTTTGACGGGAAGCGGATACTCTCAAGCGACCACGCGATAAATCCGGATTCCATTCCCAAAAGCCTCCTCATTGTAGGGGCGGGCGTCATAGGGTGCGAGTTTGCATTTATATACAAGGAATTTGGTTCTGAAGTGACTATGGTCGAGATGATGCCTAATGCTGTTTCAACAGAGGATGAGGAGATTTCTCAGATACTTGAGAGAGAGCTTAAGAAGAACAAGATAAAGCTTCTGACCAATACTGGCGTTAATAAGGTTGACGTAAGAGATGACGGCATAACCGCAACACTCACCGATGGAAAGACGATTGAGGCAGAGAAGGTGCTCGTATCAATCGGAAGGGCTGTCAACAGTGCGAATATCGGGCTTGAGGGTTTAAGTATAGCGCAGGGTAAACGCGGAGAGATAATAGTTGACAGCAGCCTGCAGACCAATATTGAAGGCATCTACGCCATCGGTGATGTCACAGGTGGGATAATGCTTGCGCACCTCGCATCAAAAGAAGGTATTGTCGCCGCTGAGAATGCCATGGGCGGCAGCAGTAAAGTTAACTATGACGTTATTCCTGCCGCGATATTTACAAGCCCGGAGATAGGATCAGTAGGCCTCAGGGAGAAGCAGGCTGTTGCAGCCGGGATCAAATACAAGGTAGGAAGGTTCCAGTTCAGGGCGCTCGGCAAGGCGCATGCGATGGGAGAGATCTCAGGCATGTTTAAGATGATAACTGAAGATGCGACAGACAGGATAATCGGCGCGCACATTATCGGCGCTCATGCTTCTGACCTGATACATGAGGTTGCTCTTGCAATGGAGAAGGGCCTGACCGCAAAAGATATTGCAGATACGATCCACGCCCATCCGACACTTGCCGAGGGTATTATGGAGTGTTCTGAGGATGTCCATGACAGGGCGATACATTCACCGAAGAAGTAG
- the kdsA gene encoding 3-deoxy-8-phosphooctulonate synthase has translation MKTNEVKIGNVSIGKDNPLAFIAGPCVIESEASTLKAAVRLAEISQRLNIPIIFKSSYDKANRTSVTSFRGPGIDAGLTILDKARKETGLSIISDVHSVEEAKKAAEVLDCLQIPAFLCRQTDLIIEASKTGKPVNVKKGQFLAPGDVKNIINKMISTGNENILITERGVSFGYNNLVVDMRSIPIIQGFGYPVVYDATHSVQLPGGMGSSSGGERQFISPLTRAAVAAGCDAVFLEVHECPEKALCDGPNMVALDSLPELLRKLVQINELIRKI, from the coding sequence ATGAAGACCAATGAAGTAAAAATAGGAAATGTATCTATAGGAAAAGATAATCCACTTGCCTTTATCGCAGGCCCTTGCGTGATCGAGTCTGAAGCATCAACTCTTAAGGCTGCCGTCAGGCTTGCTGAAATCTCTCAGCGGCTGAATATACCGATCATTTTTAAGAGTTCATATGACAAGGCGAACAGAACATCTGTCACTTCTTTTAGGGGGCCTGGTATTGATGCCGGGCTAACTATTTTAGATAAGGCGAGAAAAGAGACAGGGCTTTCTATTATCTCTGATGTCCATTCAGTTGAAGAGGCAAAGAAGGCTGCTGAAGTGCTGGACTGCCTTCAGATACCCGCATTTTTATGCAGGCAGACCGACCTTATAATTGAAGCCTCTAAGACCGGCAAGCCTGTCAATGTAAAGAAGGGACAATTCCTTGCGCCGGGTGACGTAAAGAATATTATTAATAAAATGATTTCAACCGGAAATGAAAATATTCTGATCACAGAGCGCGGAGTTTCATTCGGCTACAATAATCTTGTTGTTGACATGCGCTCTATCCCGATAATTCAGGGCTTTGGTTATCCTGTGGTTTATGATGCCACTCACAGCGTGCAGCTTCCCGGCGGAATGGGGAGTTCATCAGGAGGCGAGAGGCAGTTCATATCGCCGCTTACGAGAGCCGCTGTTGCCGCAGGGTGTGATGCAGTATTCTTAGAGGTGCATGAATGCCCGGAAAAAGCTCTCTGTGACGGCCCCAATATGGTAGCGCTGGATTCGCTGCCGGAATTACTGCGGAAGCTGGTTCAGATAAATGAACTTATAAGGAAGATATAA
- a CDS encoding KpsF/GutQ family sugar-phosphate isomerase, with amino-acid sequence MDKYIEQAKKVLRIEADAIESLIERVNETIIEAIDILYQCKGKVVVTGMGKSGLIGKKIAATLSSTGTSAFYLNPAEGSHGDIGMVTKDDVVIAISNSGETDEIINILPVLKRLDVKIIAMTGNLSSSLAKKSDVVLDISVKEEACPMGLAPTASTTATLAMGDVLAVTLLSKKGFTEEDFAFCHPGGNIGRRLLTNVEDLMHKGSDVPVVGVDTDMKVAILEISSKRLGITTVADAEGMFKGVISDGDLRRGLEKWGEGFINLKAGDVMSANPKTIMRDALATKAVSIMEKNSITSLVVLDQSGKAEGIIHLHDLLKAGIV; translated from the coding sequence ATGGACAAGTATATTGAACAGGCAAAAAAGGTTTTAAGGATCGAGGCGGATGCTATAGAGTCTCTGATCGAAAGGGTCAATGAGACGATCATAGAGGCTATTGATATTCTGTATCAATGCAAAGGGAAGGTTGTGGTCACCGGGATGGGAAAGTCCGGGCTTATCGGCAAGAAGATAGCCGCGACACTTTCATCAACAGGAACCTCAGCATTCTATCTTAATCCTGCGGAAGGAAGCCACGGCGATATCGGCATGGTGACAAAAGATGATGTTGTCATTGCAATATCGAACAGCGGCGAAACTGACGAGATAATTAATATCCTTCCGGTGCTTAAGAGGCTTGATGTAAAGATAATCGCCATGACAGGGAACCTTTCATCTTCACTTGCCAAAAAGTCTGATGTCGTGCTTGATATATCAGTTAAGGAAGAGGCATGTCCTATGGGGCTTGCTCCGACCGCCTCGACCACAGCAACGCTTGCGATGGGCGATGTCCTTGCCGTAACATTATTAAGCAAAAAGGGCTTTACCGAAGAGGATTTCGCTTTCTGCCATCCCGGAGGCAATATAGGCAGGAGGCTGCTTACAAATGTCGAAGACCTGATGCACAAAGGAAGCGATGTGCCTGTTGTCGGAGTTGATACAGACATGAAGGTTGCCATACTTGAGATATCATCCAAGCGGCTCGGCATAACAACGGTAGCTGACGCGGAAGGAATGTTCAAAGGCGTGATCTCTGACGGAGACCTCAGGAGAGGCCTTGAAAAATGGGGCGAGGGCTTTATCAATCTTAAGGCAGGTGATGTCATGTCAGCAAATCCCAAGACTATAATGCGCGACGCTCTTGCGACAAAGGCTGTTTCCATAATGGAAAAGAACTCAATCACCTCTCTTGTCGTTCTTGATCAGTCAGGGAAGGCCGAGGGCATAATTCATCTGCATGACCTGCTTAAGGCAGGGATAGTATGA
- a CDS encoding HAD-IIIA family hydrolase: MKAQAKKIRLLILDVDGVMTDGSIMLDNNGNEYKRFHVRDGHGIKMLEKAGIKTAIITGRRSKVVDRRAQELGITDVHQGVFKKSEVYEGLLSKYRLKDENVAFMGDDTVDIELFKRAGMTAAPADAEDEVRKIAGFISGRNGGRGAVREFINLILKSSGLWENVSGESID; the protein is encoded by the coding sequence ATAAAAGCACAAGCAAAAAAGATAAGGCTTCTTATACTGGATGTTGACGGCGTTATGACTGACGGCAGCATAATGCTTGATAATAACGGGAACGAATACAAGAGATTTCACGTCAGGGACGGCCATGGGATAAAGATGCTCGAGAAGGCCGGCATAAAGACAGCCATCATTACAGGAAGAAGGTCAAAGGTTGTGGACAGAAGGGCGCAAGAGCTCGGCATCACTGATGTTCATCAGGGTGTGTTTAAGAAGTCAGAGGTCTATGAAGGGCTTCTCAGTAAATACAGGCTCAAAGATGAGAATGTCGCATTTATGGGTGATGATACAGTTGATATCGAACTTTTTAAAAGGGCAGGCATGACCGCAGCCCCGGCAGATGCTGAGGATGAGGTACGAAAGATTGCCGGCTTCATATCAGGCAGAAACGGCGGAAGAGGGGCTGTAAGAGAATTTATCAACTTAATATTGAAGTCTTCCGGCCTCTGGGAAAATGTCTCAGGCGAGTCCATTGATTAA
- the pgsA gene encoding CDP-diacylglycerol--glycerol-3-phosphate 3-phosphatidyltransferase, whose translation MNIPTLITLSRIFVIPLFVFIAAKDPFTGALIFSLAAITDFFDGYIARRSKQVTKLGILLDPIADKLLVISALIVLVDMALVPAWIAIVIVAREFLVTGLRVVALTKDLVIPAETGGKIKVGAQIASIIILLLDRSLISYDFFGPIEFLVEYSVGITLLWAAMIIGLVSGVQYFQAFWKKL comes from the coding sequence ATTAACATACCCACTCTCATCACATTAAGCAGAATCTTCGTGATCCCGCTCTTTGTCTTTATTGCGGCCAAAGACCCTTTTACCGGAGCCCTGATATTTTCACTTGCAGCTATTACGGATTTTTTCGACGGATATATTGCACGAAGGTCAAAACAGGTAACCAAGCTCGGGATACTGCTTGACCCGATAGCGGATAAACTTCTTGTTATATCAGCGCTCATCGTTCTTGTGGACATGGCGCTTGTGCCCGCATGGATAGCCATAGTCATCGTTGCCAGGGAATTTCTCGTGACCGGGCTGAGGGTGGTTGCATTGACAAAAGACCTGGTGATACCTGCCGAGACCGGAGGAAAGATAAAGGTCGGCGCACAGATCGCTTCGATCATAATACTTCTGCTTGACAGGTCGTTGATCAGCTATGATTTTTTCGGGCCGATCGAGTTTCTCGTTGAATACAGCGTCGGTATCACGCTCCTTTGGGCAGCAATGATAATAGGCCTGGTCTCCGGAGTACAATATTTTCAGGCATTCTGGAAGAAGCTGTAA
- the plsY gene encoding glycerol-3-phosphate 1-O-acyltransferase PlsY translates to MDPGSYLYLLIPFSYIIGSIPFGVIISRAKGIDIRSTGSGNIGATNVLRGVGKLPAFLTLVCDILKGAAPLFLLYLILGERGSSSFDLWGGMAALAVVLGHLFPAFLSFKGGKGVATGLGVMLFYSPATLAVMVIIWLVTAAFSRYSSLSAINAYIAMPIILALSGASYVKIAIGLILAVMIVLKHASNIKRLCSGTETKIGGSKG, encoded by the coding sequence ATGGATCCCGGAAGTTATCTTTACCTTCTTATACCGTTCTCTTACATTATCGGCTCCATTCCTTTCGGCGTTATCATAAGCAGGGCAAAAGGCATAGATATAAGGAGTACGGGCAGCGGCAATATAGGCGCGACCAATGTCCTGCGAGGCGTTGGAAAACTACCCGCGTTTCTTACGCTTGTATGTGACATTCTTAAGGGAGCAGCGCCTTTATTTTTGTTATATCTCATACTTGGCGAACGGGGTTCTTCTTCATTTGATCTATGGGGCGGGATGGCGGCTCTGGCAGTTGTGCTCGGGCATCTCTTTCCGGCCTTTCTTTCCTTTAAGGGTGGAAAGGGCGTTGCAACAGGGCTCGGGGTTATGCTTTTTTACAGTCCGGCGACCCTGGCAGTTATGGTCATTATATGGCTGGTGACAGCTGCTTTTAGCAGATACTCATCTCTTTCTGCCATAAATGCATATATTGCCATGCCGATCATACTTGCGCTGTCTGGCGCTTCATATGTAAAGATCGCAATTGGTTTAATACTTGCTGTGATGATCGTCTTAAAACATGCTTCAAATATAAAGAGGCTTTGCAGCGGCACAGAAACTAAAATAGGCGGCAGTAAGGGATGA